In Saccharothrix syringae, the following are encoded in one genomic region:
- a CDS encoding TetR/AcrR family transcriptional regulator yields MPGGRPRGFDLDQALDAAMRVFWRHGYEGTSVTDLTEAMGIAKPSLYAAFGSKERLLAAALRRYADGPGSVTSRALTEPTAREVAHRLVEGAITLTTGPDTPRGCLSVRCAQSRAEEARSAAATHRDAAELALRARLEAARAAGDLPPGADPADLARFLLTLTDGIAVRAAAGATPDELRRTAELALKAWPT; encoded by the coding sequence GTGCCGGGTGGCCGCCCCCGCGGGTTCGACCTCGACCAGGCCCTCGACGCCGCGATGCGCGTGTTCTGGCGCCACGGCTACGAGGGCACGTCCGTCACCGACCTGACCGAGGCGATGGGCATCGCCAAGCCCAGTCTCTACGCCGCGTTCGGCTCGAAGGAGCGGTTGCTGGCCGCCGCGCTCCGGCGCTACGCGGACGGCCCGGGCTCCGTCACGTCGCGCGCCCTGACCGAGCCCACCGCCCGGGAGGTCGCGCACCGGCTGGTCGAGGGCGCCATCACGCTCACCACGGGCCCCGACACCCCGCGCGGCTGCCTGAGCGTGCGGTGCGCCCAGTCCCGCGCCGAGGAGGCCCGGAGCGCGGCCGCCACGCACCGCGACGCCGCCGAACTCGCCCTGCGCGCCCGTCTGGAGGCGGCGCGGGCGGCGGGCGACCTGCCACCCGGCGCCGACCCCGCCGACCTGGCCCGGTTCCTGCTCACGCTGACCGACGGCATCGCCGTCCGCGCCGCCGCCGGGGCGACACCGGACGAGCTGCGCCGGACCGCCGAGCTGGCGCTGAAGGCGTGGCCGACATAA
- a CDS encoding Gfo/Idh/MocA family protein, giving the protein MDIRVGIVGASPDGGWAAGAHVPAVAATAGVRLTAVATSRPESARRAGEAFGVAHAFSDWRELVGHPEVDLVVVSVRVARHAEVLRAALAHGKHVLSEWPLALDAAEAAELAGLAERAGVVHAVNLQGYHSPWARFAGDLVADGRIGRLDAVHVIAPGDPFGGPVVYPDLAWSTDPAAGNHLLSIMLGHTLGTLDRLVPPLAEVSAVVVNRHPEVEVVGTGERIANTAPDQVAVLGRLRGGAVASIGVPGGFLGGPDRFWAKFVGTTGTLTVTGVDQGAYAHWTAWEAVLRTREAETALTLPEHYGAPGRVEHIAAVYAEVAGAIAEGRAAEPGFHTALRHHRTLEAVRRASDTGNRQVVADGPVRD; this is encoded by the coding sequence GTGGACATCAGGGTCGGCATCGTCGGTGCGAGCCCCGACGGCGGTTGGGCGGCGGGGGCGCACGTGCCCGCCGTCGCGGCCACGGCGGGGGTGCGGCTGACGGCCGTGGCCACGTCGCGGCCGGAGAGCGCGCGGCGCGCGGGCGAGGCGTTCGGGGTGGCGCACGCCTTCTCGGACTGGCGGGAGCTGGTCGGGCACCCCGAGGTCGACCTGGTCGTGGTGTCGGTGCGGGTCGCCCGGCACGCCGAGGTGCTGCGGGCCGCGTTGGCGCACGGCAAGCACGTGCTGTCGGAGTGGCCGCTCGCGCTGGACGCGGCCGAGGCCGCCGAACTGGCCGGGCTGGCCGAGCGGGCCGGCGTCGTGCACGCGGTCAACCTCCAGGGTTACCACTCGCCGTGGGCGAGGTTCGCGGGGGACCTGGTGGCCGACGGGCGCATCGGGCGGCTGGACGCGGTGCACGTGATCGCGCCCGGTGACCCGTTCGGCGGGCCGGTGGTCTACCCGGACCTGGCCTGGTCCACCGACCCGGCGGCGGGCAACCACCTGCTCAGCATCATGCTCGGGCACACCCTGGGCACGCTGGACCGCCTGGTCCCGCCACTGGCCGAGGTGTCCGCGGTGGTGGTCAACCGGCACCCCGAGGTCGAGGTCGTGGGCACCGGGGAGCGCATCGCCAACACCGCGCCCGACCAGGTGGCGGTGCTGGGGAGGCTGCGCGGGGGCGCGGTCGCCTCGATCGGCGTGCCCGGGGGTTTCCTGGGCGGGCCCGACCGGTTCTGGGCCAAGTTCGTCGGCACCACCGGGACGCTCACGGTCACCGGCGTCGACCAGGGCGCCTACGCGCACTGGACCGCTTGGGAGGCGGTGCTGCGCACCCGCGAGGCCGAGACCGCGCTGACGCTGCCCGAGCACTACGGCGCGCCCGGTCGGGTCGAGCACATCGCGGCCGTCTACGCCGAGGTCGCGGGGGCCATCGCGGAGGGGCGGGCCGCCGAGCCGGGCTTCCACACGGCCCTGCGGCACCACCGGACCCTGGAGGCCGTTCGGCGCGCGTCGGACACCGGCAACCGGCAGGTGGTCGCGGACGGGCCGGTGCGGGACTGA
- a CDS encoding TetR/AcrR family transcriptional regulator, with translation MNERPRRARPVAPTKPALSREYIAATALVLVDDIGRDRFSMRKLGAELGVDPMAVYRYFTDQEELFDGIAEALFTELDARSLPWLGPWRDLAEQYARRLRDTLLAHPHAVPIFATRPVRSPEAIDTGNRMVELMTGAGFTPGLALRVLRCLREFTVGHALALAVLRLGGERRSRKPAPDSPDYNLLARGADDAGRGDHFDLGLTALLDGFADLVD, from the coding sequence GTGAACGAACGACCGCGCCGGGCGCGACCGGTGGCGCCGACGAAACCGGCGCTGAGCCGCGAGTACATCGCCGCCACGGCCCTCGTGCTCGTCGACGACATCGGGCGCGACAGGTTCTCCATGCGCAAGCTCGGCGCCGAGTTGGGCGTGGACCCGATGGCGGTCTACCGGTACTTCACCGACCAGGAGGAGCTGTTCGACGGCATCGCCGAGGCGCTGTTCACCGAGCTGGACGCCCGGTCGCTGCCCTGGCTCGGCCCCTGGCGCGACCTGGCCGAGCAGTACGCCCGCCGGCTGCGGGACACCCTGCTCGCCCACCCGCACGCGGTGCCCATCTTCGCCACCCGCCCGGTCCGCTCACCGGAGGCGATCGACACCGGCAACCGCATGGTCGAGCTCATGACCGGCGCGGGCTTCACCCCCGGCCTGGCCCTGCGGGTCCTGCGCTGCCTGCGGGAGTTCACCGTCGGCCACGCCCTCGCCCTGGCCGTCCTCCGGCTCGGCGGCGAGCGCCGCAGCAGGAAGCCGGCACCGGACTCGCCGGACTACAACCTGCTCGCCCGCGGCGCCGACGACGCGGGCCGGGGAGACCACTTCGACCTCGGCCTCACCGCCCTGCTGGACGGCTTCGCCGACCTCGTGGACTGA
- a CDS encoding alpha/beta fold hydrolase: MDYTVDRVRVAGATLHVETTGTGPALVLIPGGGGDAGLYAEVVPLLAGRFTVITFDRRGNSRSPLDGGSTPVGVPEQAADVVAVLDHHRVDRAHVFGSSGGAIIALELLAGHRDRLLGAVVHEPPLVQLLPGSPEQRELDRLRRIADTEGPLRGFVAFATMTMPTPPRLFRHRAGRALVAAALWLVRATGTAWRRVTGRAPGGMARLVGNTGVLMRRELPAFCHDYRPDLDALRSAHPPWWLATGRDSAGRPYHRPAHVLGGRLGVPVVEFPGGHTAYQRHAEDFARCLIELLTP; the protein is encoded by the coding sequence ATGGACTACACCGTAGACAGAGTGCGGGTCGCCGGCGCCACCCTGCACGTGGAGACCACCGGCACGGGCCCGGCGCTGGTGCTGATCCCCGGCGGCGGCGGTGACGCCGGGCTGTACGCCGAGGTCGTCCCGCTGCTGGCCGGCCGGTTCACCGTGATCACGTTCGACCGGCGGGGGAACTCCCGCAGCCCGCTCGACGGCGGCTCCACGCCGGTCGGGGTCCCGGAGCAGGCGGCCGACGTGGTCGCCGTGCTCGACCACCACCGGGTCGACCGGGCCCACGTCTTCGGCAGCAGCGGCGGCGCGATCATCGCGCTGGAGCTCCTGGCGGGCCACCGCGACCGCCTGCTGGGCGCCGTGGTCCACGAGCCGCCCCTGGTGCAGCTCCTGCCCGGCAGCCCGGAACAGCGCGAACTGGACCGGCTGCGCCGGATCGCCGACACCGAGGGGCCGCTGCGGGGGTTCGTCGCCTTCGCGACCATGACCATGCCCACCCCGCCGCGGCTGTTCCGGCACCGCGCCGGCCGGGCGCTGGTCGCGGCGGCGCTGTGGCTGGTGCGGGCCACCGGGACGGCGTGGCGGCGGGTGACCGGGCGGGCGCCGGGCGGGATGGCGCGCCTGGTCGGCAACACGGGCGTCCTCATGCGCCGCGAGCTGCCCGCCTTCTGCCACGACTACCGGCCCGACCTCGACGCGCTGCGGTCGGCGCACCCGCCCTGGTGGCTCGCCACCGGCCGGGACAGCGCCGGGCGCCCCTACCACCGACCCGCGCACGTCCTCGGTGGGAGACTCGGCGTGCCCGTCGTGGAGTTCCCCGGCGGGCACACCGCCTACCAGCGACACGCCGAGGACTTCGCCCGTTGCCTGATCGAGCTGCTGACCCCGTGA
- a CDS encoding SDR family NAD(P)-dependent oxidoreductase: protein MSLLAGKVVLVTGASRGIGAAAARLFAAEGAHVVLGARGADRLAEVADGIDGALAVPADLSTAAGVDRLVGEALGRHGRIDGAYLNAAVGHADAGTLVELTEALWDEVHGTTLKGVWLALRAVLPPMLDRGRGSVVVAGSVASLTGGIGDAGYQAAKHGVIGLVRAAVAEFSPRGVRVNAIAPGAILTEKVRSDFAALPRAREAFERHTPLRRPGAPEEVAEAAAWLLSDRSSYVTGTVLPVDGGLLATRL from the coding sequence GTGAGCCTGCTGGCGGGCAAGGTGGTCCTGGTGACCGGGGCCAGCCGGGGCATCGGGGCCGCCGCCGCCCGGCTGTTCGCCGCCGAGGGCGCGCACGTCGTGCTGGGCGCCCGCGGCGCGGACCGGCTGGCCGAGGTCGCGGACGGCATCGACGGCGCGCTGGCCGTGCCCGCCGACCTGAGCACCGCGGCGGGCGTGGACCGGCTGGTCGGCGAGGCGCTGGGCAGGCACGGCCGCATCGACGGGGCGTACCTCAACGCCGCCGTCGGCCACGCCGACGCGGGCACCCTGGTCGAGCTGACCGAGGCCCTGTGGGACGAGGTGCACGGCACGACGTTGAAGGGCGTGTGGCTGGCCCTGCGCGCCGTTTTGCCGCCCATGCTCGACCGCGGCCGCGGTTCGGTCGTGGTGGCGGGCAGCGTGGCGAGCCTGACCGGCGGCATCGGCGACGCCGGCTACCAGGCGGCCAAGCACGGGGTGATCGGCCTGGTGCGGGCGGCGGTGGCGGAGTTCTCGCCGCGCGGGGTGCGGGTCAACGCCATCGCGCCCGGCGCGATCCTGACCGAGAAGGTGCGCAGCGACTTCGCCGCGCTGCCGCGGGCGCGGGAGGCGTTCGAGCGCCACACCCCGCTGCGCCGGCCGGGCGCGCCGGAGGAGGTCGCCGAGGCCGCGGCGTGGCTGCTCAGCGACCGGTCCTCCTACGTGACGGGCACGGTCCTGCCGGTGGACGGCGGCCTGCTGGCCACGCGGCTCTGA
- a CDS encoding TetR/AcrR family transcriptional regulator: MTAYLAQRPKRADGRRNYDNILAAARAAFDAHGTDAALEDIARAAGVAIGTLYGHFPTRETLIEASVREGLDALRASAEELTRNAADDPVGALTTWVHQTVAHCSTFRGLVGFLAASTYDEGTPLHRSCVEMHAAGGELLARAQGAGRVRPDLTAEELFAAITSAAWARENSPPGHDHGTRLIELLIDGFTAGAAR, encoded by the coding sequence GTGACGGCCTACCTCGCCCAGCGACCGAAGCGAGCGGACGGGCGGCGCAACTACGACAACATCCTCGCCGCCGCCCGCGCGGCGTTCGACGCGCACGGCACGGACGCGGCGCTGGAGGACATCGCCCGCGCCGCGGGGGTGGCCATCGGCACCCTCTACGGCCACTTCCCCACCCGGGAGACGCTGATCGAGGCGTCCGTGCGCGAGGGCCTGGACGCGCTGCGCGCCAGCGCCGAGGAGCTGACCCGCAACGCCGCCGACGACCCGGTGGGCGCGCTGACGACGTGGGTGCACCAGACCGTGGCGCACTGCAGCACGTTCCGCGGCCTGGTCGGCTTCCTGGCCGCCAGCACCTACGACGAGGGCACGCCCCTGCACCGGTCGTGCGTGGAGATGCACGCCGCCGGCGGGGAGCTGCTGGCGCGCGCGCAGGGGGCCGGCCGGGTGCGGCCCGACCTGACCGCCGAGGAGCTGTTCGCCGCGATCACCTCGGCCGCGTGGGCGCGGGAGAACTCGCCGCCAGGGCACGACCACGGGACGCGGCTGATCGAGCTGCTGATCGACGGGTTCACCGCGGGGGCCGCCCGGTGA
- a CDS encoding MFS transporter — translation MTTKAHADSGGARVASASPWGLALAAIVGAEFLLQLDGTIINVALPSLRADLGVDVAAASWVLNAFFVAFGGLLLLAGRLGDVLGHRRVFLAGIGLVTIASLVAGLAPSFEVLVVGRVLQGAGAAIAGPTGLALLAILFQGERQAKAFGLYSTVTGLGAASGMILGGLLTSAGDWRWTLLINVPIGLLIIALALRAVGTRDEGTRARSLGAPSAVLVTAALTAGVFGLVRAAEHGWGNTWALVPLVAAVVLIAVLVVVDARAAEPLLPRRVFANRARIGGFLNLLLLAMVLTGFLFYVSQYLGVALGYDALRTGLAILPFGLALLVTTQFLTRFVAKLALPVRALIGLVLVAAAFGWLSLLDGGSSYATDVLPPVVVLGIGVGLAIIPFNMIVLSTSDPADTGVTAGILQSSLTVGGSIGLAVLLLPFTSGGGQIAETISGVFRWSTGIALLGLLVSLVFWFGPGARKAA, via the coding sequence ATGACCACCAAGGCCCACGCCGACAGCGGCGGCGCGCGTGTCGCGTCCGCATCGCCGTGGGGGCTCGCCCTGGCCGCCATCGTCGGAGCCGAGTTCCTGCTGCAACTGGACGGCACGATCATCAACGTGGCGCTGCCCTCGCTGCGCGCCGACCTGGGCGTGGACGTCGCGGCGGCGTCCTGGGTGCTCAACGCGTTCTTCGTGGCCTTCGGCGGGCTCCTGCTGCTGGCCGGCCGCCTCGGCGACGTGCTGGGGCACCGCCGGGTGTTCCTGGCCGGCATCGGCCTGGTCACCATCGCCTCGCTGGTCGCGGGCCTGGCGCCGAGCTTCGAGGTCCTGGTGGTCGGCCGGGTGCTCCAGGGCGCCGGCGCGGCGATCGCCGGTCCGACGGGCCTCGCGCTGCTGGCGATCCTGTTCCAGGGCGAGCGGCAGGCCAAGGCGTTCGGCCTGTACTCCACCGTCACCGGCCTGGGCGCGGCCTCGGGCATGATCCTGGGCGGCCTGCTGACCTCGGCGGGCGACTGGCGGTGGACGCTGCTGATCAACGTGCCCATCGGCCTGCTGATCATCGCGCTGGCGCTGCGCGCCGTCGGCACCCGCGACGAGGGCACCCGCGCCCGCTCGCTGGGCGCGCCCAGCGCGGTGCTGGTCACCGCCGCCCTGACCGCGGGCGTGTTCGGCCTGGTCCGGGCCGCCGAGCACGGCTGGGGCAACACCTGGGCACTGGTGCCGCTCGTCGCCGCCGTGGTGCTGATCGCCGTCCTGGTGGTGGTCGACGCGCGGGCCGCCGAACCGCTGCTGCCGCGGCGCGTGTTCGCCAACCGGGCGCGGATCGGCGGTTTCCTCAACCTCCTGCTGCTGGCCATGGTGCTGACCGGCTTCCTGTTCTACGTCAGCCAGTACCTGGGCGTGGCGCTGGGCTACGACGCGCTGCGCACCGGCCTGGCGATCCTGCCGTTCGGCCTGGCGCTGCTGGTCACCACCCAGTTCCTGACCCGGTTCGTGGCCAAGCTGGCCCTGCCGGTGCGCGCGCTGATCGGCCTGGTGCTGGTGGCCGCCGCGTTCGGCTGGCTGTCGCTGCTCGACGGCGGCAGCTCCTACGCCACCGACGTGCTGCCCCCGGTCGTGGTGCTCGGCATCGGCGTCGGCCTGGCGATCATCCCGTTCAACATGATCGTGCTGTCCACCTCCGACCCGGCCGACACCGGCGTCACCGCGGGCATCCTGCAGAGCTCGCTGACCGTCGGCGGCTCCATCGGGCTGGCCGTGCTGCTGCTGCCGTTCACCTCCGGCGGCGGGCAGATCGCCGAGACGATCTCCGGGGTGTTCCGCTGGAGCACCGGGATCGCGCTGCTCGGCCTGCTCGTCTCGCTGGTGTTCTGGTTCGGACCGGGTGCCCGCAAGGCCGCCTGA
- a CDS encoding NtaA/DmoA family FMN-dependent monooxygenase (This protein belongs to a clade of FMN-dependent monooxygenases, within a broader family of flavin-dependent oxidoreductases, the luciferase-like monooxygenase (LMM) family, some of whose members use coenzyme F420 rather than FMN.), whose amino-acid sequence MPAESSRPDDRELHLNVHPVGAGNHPGAWRWPGADPVAFARIEGYLEVARVAERGKLDAIFLADVPGLHADLTDYPIVNGLEPTLILTAMAVVTERIGLVGTASTTFNEPYNIARRFRALDLISHGRAGWNAVTTSGPRVAANFVATEPDSRSRYERAEEFVAVVRALWDSWGPDGLVLDAEAGVYADMAAIAPIDHHGRHFDVRGPITLPPSEQGHPVIYHAGVSDQVWTLTARTAEAMFTAAVDAEAAAADAARIRARAAGFGRAPDSFLFLPGFVTTLGGTEEEALRRRRELDELADVESSVHWVARGLGLPPDALELDRPVPAPLREALPVPTGHGRHAVLLAKAGHTVRDIIARGGASGHVLGVGAPEQVADQIETWFRAGAVDGFTVMPDVTFDGLPAFVDHVVPILQRRGIFRTDYRGRTLREHHGLPLPASAARRSRDAVGV is encoded by the coding sequence GTGCCCGCGGAGTCGAGCCGACCGGACGACCGGGAGCTGCACCTCAACGTGCACCCGGTGGGAGCGGGCAACCACCCGGGCGCCTGGCGGTGGCCGGGCGCGGACCCGGTCGCCTTCGCCCGCATCGAGGGCTACCTGGAGGTGGCGCGCGTCGCCGAGCGCGGCAAGCTCGACGCGATCTTCCTCGCCGACGTGCCCGGCCTGCACGCCGACCTCACCGACTACCCGATCGTCAACGGCCTGGAGCCCACGCTCATCCTCACCGCGATGGCCGTGGTCACCGAGCGGATCGGCCTGGTGGGCACCGCCTCCACCACCTTCAACGAGCCCTACAACATCGCCCGCCGGTTCCGCGCGCTCGACCTGATCAGCCACGGCCGCGCGGGCTGGAACGCGGTCACCACCTCCGGCCCGCGGGTGGCCGCCAACTTCGTCGCCACCGAGCCCGACAGCCGGTCCCGCTACGAGCGCGCCGAGGAGTTCGTGGCCGTGGTCCGCGCGCTGTGGGACAGCTGGGGCCCGGACGGGCTGGTGCTCGACGCCGAGGCCGGCGTGTACGCCGACATGGCCGCGATCGCGCCGATCGACCACCACGGCCGGCACTTCGACGTGCGCGGCCCGATCACCCTGCCGCCGTCCGAGCAGGGGCACCCGGTGATCTACCACGCGGGCGTGTCCGACCAGGTGTGGACGCTGACCGCGCGCACCGCCGAGGCGATGTTCACCGCCGCGGTCGACGCCGAGGCCGCCGCCGCGGACGCCGCGCGGATCCGGGCCCGCGCCGCCGGCTTCGGCCGCGCGCCCGACTCGTTCCTGTTCCTGCCCGGCTTCGTCACCACCCTCGGCGGCACCGAGGAGGAGGCGCTGCGCCGCCGCCGGGAGCTGGACGAGCTGGCCGACGTCGAGTCCTCCGTGCACTGGGTCGCCCGCGGCCTCGGCCTGCCGCCCGACGCGCTGGAGCTGGACCGGCCGGTGCCCGCGCCGCTGCGCGAGGCGCTGCCCGTGCCCACCGGCCACGGCCGCCACGCGGTGCTGCTGGCCAAGGCCGGCCACACCGTGCGCGACATCATCGCCCGCGGCGGCGCCAGTGGCCACGTCCTGGGCGTCGGCGCGCCCGAGCAGGTCGCCGACCAGATCGAGACGTGGTTCCGCGCCGGCGCCGTCGACGGCTTCACCGTCATGCCCGACGTCACCTTCGACGGCCTGCCGGCCTTCGTCGACCACGTCGTGCCGATCCTCCAACGCCGCGGGATCTTCCGCACCGACTACCGGGGCCGCACCTTGCGCGAACACCACGGACTGCCCTTGCCCGCGTCGGCCGCCCGGCGCTCCCGCGACGCGGTGGGGGTGTGA
- a CDS encoding LLM class flavin-dependent oxidoreductase — protein MTALSLVDQGPVSAETPPSQTLLHTVALAQLADEVGLTRYWLAEHHGVRNMGVAAPEILIGHIASRTTRLRVGAGGIMLPNHAPLHVAEQFRTLEALHPGRIDLGIGRSTGTGDEATRNALLRTPDGLERFGHHLTQLLGVGGRGGLDPADPYAGLVASPWDVPLPAVFLLGSSTGSAEAAARAGLGYAYFSVYQAPEAAATALRRYRELFTPHRPEDRPHAIVAARIWVGEDAEHAHALASSERLAVLDFLTGTPAPLEPMERALARPLTEAQLAVRDRLDTRSDVVGDVDHVAARLADLVAATGADEVMAVSNIHDPLERRNSLRRLAAAVEPHPVPVG, from the coding sequence GTGACCGCGCTGTCGCTGGTCGACCAGGGCCCCGTCTCCGCCGAGACGCCGCCGTCGCAGACCCTGCTGCACACCGTCGCGCTGGCCCAGCTCGCCGACGAGGTCGGGCTGACCCGCTACTGGCTCGCCGAGCACCACGGCGTGCGCAACATGGGCGTGGCCGCCCCGGAGATCCTGATCGGGCACATCGCGAGCCGCACCACCCGGCTGCGCGTCGGCGCCGGCGGCATCATGCTGCCCAACCACGCGCCGCTGCACGTGGCCGAGCAGTTCCGCACCCTGGAGGCGCTGCACCCGGGCCGGATCGACCTCGGCATCGGCCGCTCCACCGGCACCGGCGACGAGGCCACCAGGAACGCCCTGCTGCGCACCCCCGACGGCCTGGAGCGGTTCGGGCACCACCTGACCCAGCTGCTCGGCGTGGGCGGCCGGGGCGGGCTGGACCCCGCCGACCCCTACGCCGGCCTGGTCGCCTCGCCCTGGGACGTGCCGCTGCCCGCCGTGTTCCTGCTCGGCTCCAGCACCGGCAGCGCCGAGGCCGCCGCCCGCGCCGGGCTCGGTTACGCCTACTTCAGCGTCTACCAGGCACCCGAGGCCGCGGCGACCGCGCTGCGCCGCTACCGCGAGCTGTTCACCCCGCACCGGCCCGAGGACCGGCCGCACGCCATCGTGGCGGCCCGGATCTGGGTCGGCGAGGACGCCGAGCACGCCCACGCGCTGGCCTCGTCCGAGCGGCTGGCCGTGCTGGACTTCCTGACCGGCACGCCCGCGCCGCTGGAGCCGATGGAACGCGCCCTGGCCCGGCCGCTCACCGAGGCCCAGCTCGCCGTGCGCGACCGGCTGGACACCCGATCCGACGTCGTCGGCGACGTCGACCACGTCGCCGCCCGGCTGGCCGACCTCGTCGCCGCCACCGGTGCCGACGAGGTGATGGCCGTGTCGAACATCCACGACCCGCTGGAACGCCGGAACTCGCTGCGCCGCCTCGCCGCGGCCGTCGAACCGCACCCCGTGCCGGTCGGCTGA
- a CDS encoding ABC transporter substrate-binding protein translates to MRSPRRSPGLTARLTAALVSAALLLAGCAAGEAGQGPADQAPRRGGTLTLGTTGEPDSWDVHVSVSSLSALVLRAVHDSLVHQKPDGTFEPWLAKSWQISDDGLRYTFELREDVTFSDGTRFDAEAVKANFDHVVDPATKSRNAKTIIGPYAGTEVAGPFTAVVTFKSPYSPFLAAASTPYLGFHSPKVLADHRGDIASGGEYVVGTGPFVFSSLTAGQEAVFTRRPGYAWAPKSAPNQGEAHLDGYKVQFLSDDAARVGALSSGQLDVADQVPSTRLAELRGQGRVELQDRDNLGAPFTYNLNVTRAPLDEKDVRLAVQAAVDTESITKGLFQGAYNRAWSVLTAPTPGYAKEVEGTWGYDKGRAEKLLSGAGYTATDAEGYRTRDGRRLALDLVYASEFTSKEQLNYHTALKDALKQVGVELVLKPLDTAAVVRAFGGGDYHLGAFSFTSPDGSLLRTAFHSASLPGNGGSNVSRVADPEIDGWLDEALRTGDVAGQQALYGKVQRKVLAEGLVLPTYVGKRVFGIQHRVRGFELDVQNLPTLERVWVS, encoded by the coding sequence ATGCGATCCCCCAGACGTTCCCCGGGGCTCACCGCCCGCCTGACCGCGGCCCTCGTCTCGGCCGCGCTGCTGCTGGCCGGCTGCGCCGCGGGCGAGGCCGGTCAGGGGCCGGCCGACCAGGCACCCCGGCGCGGCGGCACGCTCACCCTGGGCACCACCGGGGAACCGGACAGCTGGGACGTGCACGTGTCGGTGTCCAGCCTGTCCGCGCTCGTGCTGCGCGCGGTCCACGACTCGCTGGTCCACCAGAAGCCCGACGGCACGTTCGAGCCGTGGCTGGCGAAGTCCTGGCAGATCTCCGACGACGGCCTGCGCTACACCTTCGAGCTGCGCGAGGACGTCACCTTCAGCGACGGCACCCGGTTCGACGCCGAGGCGGTCAAGGCCAACTTCGACCACGTGGTCGACCCGGCCACCAAGTCCCGCAACGCCAAGACCATCATCGGCCCCTACGCGGGCACCGAGGTCGCCGGCCCGTTCACCGCCGTGGTCACCTTCAAGTCGCCGTACTCGCCGTTCCTGGCCGCCGCGTCGACGCCCTACCTCGGCTTCCACTCGCCGAAGGTGCTCGCGGACCACCGCGGCGACATCGCCTCGGGCGGCGAGTACGTGGTGGGCACCGGCCCGTTCGTGTTCTCCTCGCTCACCGCGGGCCAGGAGGCGGTGTTCACCCGCAGGCCGGGCTACGCCTGGGCGCCGAAGTCCGCGCCGAACCAGGGCGAGGCACACCTGGACGGCTACAAGGTCCAGTTCCTGTCCGACGACGCCGCCCGGGTGGGCGCGCTGTCGTCCGGGCAGCTCGACGTCGCCGACCAGGTGCCCTCGACGCGGCTGGCCGAGCTGCGCGGCCAGGGCCGGGTGGAGCTGCAGGACCGCGACAACCTCGGCGCGCCGTTCACCTACAACCTCAACGTGACCAGGGCGCCGCTGGACGAGAAGGACGTCCGGCTGGCCGTGCAGGCCGCGGTGGACACCGAGTCCATCACCAAGGGCCTGTTCCAGGGCGCCTACAACCGGGCCTGGTCCGTGCTCACCGCCCCCACCCCCGGCTACGCCAAGGAGGTCGAGGGCACCTGGGGCTATGACAAGGGCCGCGCGGAGAAGTTGCTGTCCGGCGCCGGGTACACCGCCACCGACGCCGAGGGCTACCGCACCCGCGACGGCAGGCGGCTGGCCCTCGACCTGGTCTACGCCTCCGAGTTCACCTCCAAGGAGCAGCTGAACTACCACACCGCGCTCAAGGACGCGCTCAAGCAGGTCGGCGTCGAGCTGGTGCTCAAGCCGCTGGACACCGCGGCCGTCGTGCGGGCCTTCGGCGGCGGCGACTACCACCTGGGCGCGTTCTCGTTCACCTCCCCGGACGGCTCGCTGCTGCGCACCGCGTTCCACTCCGCCAGCCTGCCCGGCAACGGCGGCTCGAACGTCTCGCGGGTGGCCGACCCGGAGATCGACGGGTGGCTCGACGAGGCCCTGCGCACCGGTGACGTGGCCGGGCAGCAGGCCCTGTACGGCAAGGTGCAGCGGAAGGTCCTGGCCGAGGGCCTGGTCCTGCCGACCTACGTGGGCAAGCGGGTGTTCGGCATCCAGCACCGGGTGCGCGGCTTCGAGCTGGACGTGCAGAACCTGCCCACCCTCGAACGGGTCTGGGTGAGCTGA